In a genomic window of Gloeocapsopsis dulcis:
- a CDS encoding WGxxGxxG family protein codes for MKNSFLLKVTAASLLTATTAILPLTLSANAQVTTPEVEAEEIYEDDDFDWGWLGLIGLAGLAGLAGKKRSEPTAYRDPEVRR; via the coding sequence ATGAAGAACTCTTTTTTACTTAAAGTCACTGCAGCAAGCTTGCTAACAGCAACTACAGCGATTTTACCATTAACTCTATCTGCTAATGCTCAAGTAACTACACCTGAAGTGGAAGCAGAAGAAATTTATGAAGATGATGATTTTGATTGGGGCTGGTTGGGATTAATTGGCTTAGCAGGTCTAGCAGGTCTAGCAGGGAAAAAGCGTTCCGAACCCACAGCTTATCGCGATCCTGAAGTAAGAAGATAG
- a CDS encoding WGxxGxxG family protein, producing MKRLKFSKIVSAGALMLSTAVLFLTLSACAPAPVTTVPAAPVVPPTRVVYADDGFDWGWLGLIGLFGLFGLTGKKRRTETNAYRDPDIVSRTDYRE from the coding sequence ATGAAGCGTCTTAAATTTTCTAAAATTGTTAGTGCTGGCGCTTTGATGCTGAGTACAGCAGTATTGTTTCTTACTCTCTCTGCTTGCGCTCCAGCTCCAGTAACTACTGTTCCAGCCGCTCCTGTAGTTCCACCTACAAGAGTTGTGTATGCTGACGATGGTTTTGATTGGGGTTGGCTAGGACTAATTGGTCTATTTGGTTTGTTTGGTTTAACTGGTAAAAAACGCCGAACAGAGACTAATGCATACCGAGATCCTGACATAGTCAGTCGTACCGATTATCGAGAATAA
- a CDS encoding IS5 family transposase, with amino-acid sequence MVLSPQTRQFYRAKERAAKRYSSDLTDQEWEVIRPLLPSRSQGRGRKQQVDEREILNGIFYQLRNGCIWSDLPKDLPAWQTVYKYFRRWQRKGVWQQIHDQLRQSVRGAAGRNPHASAGCIDSQTVKTTEKRGGLRLRRWQISERTQALYPSGHVGTADLSTGNQCQLLRTKRGAFVVHEMAQADAQTLQLVWVDQGYQGENFARVIEQLCGAKVEVVRRSEAGFVVLPKRWVVERTFGWLNQNRRLSKDYELLPEVSEAMIQGAMIRLMLQRLGEQYEATSSFI; translated from the coding sequence ATGGTTCTCTCCCCGCAAACTCGCCAGTTTTATCGAGCTAAAGAACGTGCTGCCAAGCGCTATAGCAGTGATTTAACAGATCAAGAATGGGAAGTGATTCGCCCCCTGCTGCCCTCTCGTTCTCAAGGTCGAGGTCGCAAACAACAGGTCGATGAACGAGAGATCCTTAATGGTATCTTCTACCAACTTCGCAATGGTTGTATCTGGAGTGATTTGCCCAAAGACCTGCCTGCTTGGCAGACGGTGTACAAGTATTTTCGGCGTTGGCAACGCAAGGGGGTATGGCAGCAGATCCATGACCAACTACGGCAATCAGTCCGGGGTGCTGCTGGAAGAAATCCTCATGCTAGTGCAGGTTGTATCGACAGTCAAACCGTCAAAACGACGGAAAAAAGGGGAGGTCTACGGCTTCGACGGTGGCAAATTAGTGAAAGGACGCAAGCGCTTTATCCTAGTGGACACGTTGGGACTGCTGATCTCAGTACTGGTAATCAATGCCAATTGCTCAGAACAAAAAGGGGGGCGTTTGTCGTGCATGAAATGGCTCAAGCAGACGCACAGACACTGCAATTGGTCTGGGTGGATCAGGGCTATCAAGGGGAGAACTTTGCGCGTGTGATTGAACAATTGTGTGGTGCGAAAGTCGAGGTAGTCAGGCGCTCTGAAGCAGGATTCGTTGTCCTACCGAAGCGGTGGGTTGTAGAGCGAACTTTTGGTTGGCTCAATCAGAATCGCCGTTTGAGCAAGGATTATGAACTGTTACCTGAAGTGAGTGAGGCAATGATTCAGGGAGCCATGATCCGATTGATGCTGCAACGTTTGGGGGAACAGTATGAAGCTACTTCATCTTTTATTTAG